Proteins from one Acidimicrobiia bacterium genomic window:
- a CDS encoding thiolase family protein — protein sequence MFENAAIPLGFAWSSPFTRWQGPLASMSALDLVVDVTERALEARGLPAADASEVVLGWTIPQPGLFYGAPTVAARLGAPGVTGPMISQACATGVAVLLAAALRVETSSADELVLALTTDRTSNSPLLVYPTDGAPGAQPTTEHWLLDAMAGDPWAGESMVTTAEIVARQSGMTRDQLDELTQLRFDQYQASLADDRSFQRRYMVSAEVPQRRGAIVVDADDGIHTTTPEGLAKLSPVEPDGVVTYGTQTHPADGAGGIVVTSVPTAQKLSNDGIARVLGIGTARAAKAEMPKAPVPAAQRALDSAQLTIDDVDLITTHNPFAVNDLYFSQQTGFPVERMNTYGSSLIYGHAQAATGTRAIAELVEALRERGGGIGVFTGCAAGDTGAAVVLRVE from the coding sequence ATGTTTGAGAATGCCGCAATTCCGCTGGGCTTTGCGTGGTCGTCACCATTCACGCGGTGGCAAGGCCCGCTTGCCTCCATGTCGGCGCTCGATCTCGTCGTCGATGTGACCGAACGGGCACTCGAAGCGCGCGGCCTGCCAGCAGCCGACGCATCCGAGGTCGTGCTGGGATGGACGATCCCTCAACCCGGCCTGTTCTATGGCGCGCCGACGGTCGCGGCCCGGCTGGGTGCACCCGGAGTGACCGGCCCGATGATCTCTCAAGCGTGCGCGACTGGCGTAGCTGTGTTGCTCGCCGCTGCGCTCCGAGTTGAGACGTCGTCCGCCGACGAGCTCGTCCTCGCGCTGACGACAGACCGCACCAGCAACAGTCCTCTCCTCGTGTACCCGACGGACGGCGCGCCGGGTGCGCAGCCGACCACCGAACACTGGCTGCTCGACGCGATGGCCGGTGATCCCTGGGCTGGGGAGTCAATGGTCACGACCGCCGAGATCGTCGCACGGCAGTCTGGAATGACGCGCGACCAACTCGATGAGCTTACCCAGCTGCGATTTGACCAATACCAGGCATCGCTCGCTGACGACCGTTCGTTCCAGCGCCGGTACATGGTGTCGGCGGAAGTACCGCAACGTCGAGGCGCGATCGTTGTGGATGCTGACGATGGGATCCATACCACCACCCCTGAAGGGTTGGCCAAGCTTTCGCCAGTCGAACCTGACGGCGTGGTTACGTACGGCACGCAGACGCATCCGGCCGATGGCGCAGGCGGCATCGTGGTCACCTCGGTGCCCACCGCGCAGAAACTCTCCAACGATGGGATCGCGCGCGTGCTCGGTATTGGGACTGCTCGCGCCGCCAAGGCCGAAATGCCAAAAGCGCCCGTGCCAGCCGCGCAGCGCGCGCTTGACTCTGCACAACTGACCATCGATGACGTCGACCTCATCACCACACACAACCCTTTCGCGGTCAATGATCTGTACTTCTCACAGCAGACGGGCTTTCCGGTAGAGCGCATGAACACCTACGGCTCGAGCCTGATCTACGGTCACGCTCAAGCTGCAACTGGAACCCGGGCAATCGCGGAACTGGTCGAGGCCCTACGTGAGCGCGGCGGCGGCATCGGCGTGTTCACCGGCTGCGCCGCCGGTGATACCGGCGCAGCAGTCGTACTTCGCGTCGAATAG
- a CDS encoding acyl-CoA dehydrogenase family protein — MPERRPGEIEETELFRAAVRQFVANEVIPREEELDQDEFPFELFRRLGSLGYLGIRYPEDVGGQGAGLATACVLWEELAYGNLALAAICAMQGLMGTAFVHRYGTDAHRADYLEPALRGEKVATFALTEPNAGSDLGAIQTRAKKIDGGWVINGSKTWISNAPVADFLTVGARTSDEPGMKSIALFFLDAKTDGFEVGKPIKKLGVRSSLTSEIRLDGCFVPDDALLGDVGDGARIVGGILSEIRTMTAALSVGLGRRARDAAAAYANEREAFGAKIGDFQAIQHKLADMETDLFAASVLTDEVARRVEAGTATVRETAMVKLFASEACVKAVDETTRIFGSYGFAMEYPAQRFFRDARFLLYGGGTSEILKMIIGRDVLRAHAS; from the coding sequence ATGCCAGAGCGACGACCAGGCGAGATCGAAGAGACCGAGCTCTTCCGAGCGGCTGTGCGCCAGTTCGTTGCCAATGAGGTGATCCCTCGCGAGGAGGAGCTTGACCAGGACGAATTCCCCTTCGAGCTGTTCCGCCGCCTCGGATCACTTGGCTACCTCGGCATCCGGTACCCGGAGGACGTCGGGGGACAAGGCGCTGGCCTGGCGACGGCGTGTGTGCTGTGGGAAGAGCTCGCCTATGGGAACCTCGCGCTCGCTGCGATCTGTGCCATGCAGGGCTTGATGGGAACGGCGTTTGTCCATCGCTATGGCACCGACGCACACCGGGCCGACTATCTCGAGCCGGCACTGCGGGGAGAGAAGGTCGCGACGTTTGCTCTTACCGAGCCCAACGCCGGCTCCGATCTCGGAGCGATCCAGACCCGGGCGAAGAAAATCGATGGAGGTTGGGTCATCAATGGCTCCAAGACCTGGATCAGCAACGCGCCGGTCGCTGACTTCCTGACCGTCGGGGCGCGAACCTCCGACGAGCCCGGAATGAAGAGCATCGCCCTGTTCTTCCTCGACGCCAAGACCGACGGCTTCGAGGTGGGCAAGCCGATCAAGAAACTAGGTGTCCGATCGTCGCTCACATCCGAGATCAGGTTGGATGGCTGCTTTGTTCCCGACGATGCGCTCTTGGGCGATGTGGGCGATGGGGCTCGCATCGTCGGTGGGATCCTGTCCGAGATTCGCACCATGACGGCAGCACTCAGTGTTGGCCTGGGCCGTCGTGCGCGGGACGCCGCGGCTGCGTACGCAAACGAGCGTGAGGCATTCGGCGCCAAGATCGGCGACTTCCAAGCAATTCAGCACAAGCTTGCCGACATGGAGACCGACCTGTTTGCCGCCAGCGTGCTCACCGATGAGGTCGCGCGGCGAGTCGAAGCCGGTACGGCAACGGTCCGCGAGACTGCCATGGTGAAGTTGTTCGCGTCCGAAGCATGCGTGAAAGCCGTCGATGAAACTACGCGGATTTTCGGCAGCTACGGCTTCGCGATGGAGTATCCCGCGCAACGCTTTTTCCGAGACGCCAGGTTCCTGTTGTACGGCGGCGGTACGTCAGAGATCTTGAAGATGATCATTGGACGCGACGTCCTCCGAGCGCACGCTTCGTGA
- a CDS encoding CoA transferase — translation MSQTLEGLRILDLTRMLAGPYGTLLLGDMGAEIIKIEDPSGGDPIRTMGPPFVDGESAYFLGINRNKRSVAIDLQRSEGRDLFLELVRVSDVVIDNFRVGVMQRLGIDHGACAQVKSDIITCSITGFGEDGPYRDLPAFDLILQAMGGAMSITGERDGSPVRMGIPMGDLAGGMLGALAILGAIVQRDRTGRGQHIDLSLLDAQVSLLTYVAQYWLTDGQVPGPIGTEHQSVVPYQLVETSTSPIVIAVFVDRHWAPFCEVLGCHELIDQYPTNAQRHAARDVIVPLLRARFLEREAEEWIDALRTAGVPCGPVNTVDRVLTDDQVRHRGMVTETSSAHPRVGVYPVVGNPIKVGDAETFEPAPLLGQDNDEILGGLLEHSAQELAAWRAAGVVAEGPAVEE, via the coding sequence GTGAGCCAGACGCTGGAGGGTCTGCGGATTCTCGATCTGACCCGGATGCTCGCGGGGCCATACGGAACGTTGCTTCTTGGCGACATGGGCGCCGAGATCATCAAGATTGAGGACCCCAGCGGCGGCGATCCAATCCGCACGATGGGTCCACCGTTCGTAGACGGCGAAAGCGCCTACTTCCTCGGCATCAATCGCAACAAGCGCAGCGTTGCTATCGATCTGCAGCGATCCGAGGGCAGGGACCTCTTCCTCGAACTCGTCCGCGTGTCCGATGTCGTCATCGACAACTTCCGGGTCGGAGTCATGCAGCGGCTTGGCATCGATCACGGTGCGTGTGCACAGGTGAAGTCGGACATCATCACGTGCTCGATCACCGGCTTCGGTGAAGACGGCCCCTACCGCGACCTGCCAGCTTTCGACCTCATCCTGCAAGCGATGGGTGGCGCGATGTCAATCACTGGAGAACGTGATGGGTCGCCGGTGCGTATGGGCATCCCAATGGGGGATCTGGCAGGCGGCATGTTGGGTGCCCTCGCGATCCTGGGTGCGATCGTTCAGCGCGACCGGACCGGTCGGGGGCAACACATCGACCTCAGCTTGCTGGATGCCCAAGTGTCCTTGCTCACCTATGTCGCGCAGTACTGGCTGACGGATGGTCAGGTACCAGGGCCGATCGGGACCGAGCACCAATCCGTAGTGCCCTATCAGCTCGTCGAGACTTCCACATCCCCAATCGTCATTGCCGTGTTCGTGGATCGGCACTGGGCGCCGTTCTGTGAAGTGCTCGGATGTCATGAGCTCATCGATCAATACCCGACAAACGCACAGCGTCACGCGGCGCGCGACGTCATCGTTCCTCTGCTGCGGGCCCGGTTCCTCGAGCGGGAGGCCGAGGAGTGGATCGATGCACTCCGAACCGCGGGTGTTCCCTGTGGGCCCGTCAACACGGTGGATCGCGTTCTGACCGACGACCAGGTGCGACACCGCGGGATGGTGACCGAGACCAGCAGCGCGCACCCGCGCGTCGGTGTGTATCCGGTCGTCGGGAATCCCATCAAGGTGGGAGACGCCGAGACGTTCGAGCCAGCGCCACTCTTGGGTCAAGACAACGACGAGATCCTCGGCGGGCTCCTGGAGCACTCGGCACAGGAATTGGCTGCTTGGCGCGCAGCAGGAGTCGTCGCCGAGGGACCGGCCGTGGAGGAGTAG
- a CDS encoding hydantoinase B/oxoprolinase family protein: MEQPDPITLGVVWGAFHSIAVEIGTSLHRAAYSPQVREGQDFSVAIFDERGQMVVQGPYTPGHLGAMNFAVLNAIDAYPVESLQPGDAILLNDPALGSGHLPDFFLTQPVFYNGEVVAFLTNLVHQTDVGGSRPGSQAVEGIFDYHQEGLFIPPIKLVDGGREVEGVWKLVLANSRTPGSLLGDLRAQRNSLLVGQRRVIELFEQHGLETVRTCMAAIMDASEARMRERIREIPNGAYSFTDYMDDCGPGTPPIKMQATVTVTDDAIDIDWTGTDSQTESGLNSYINYTRSYTYMAVKCLTDPHGPMSGGALRAVTVSAPEGSFVNPRRPAGGGPRAVCCHRIFEVVIGALSQAVPEEVQAACSHMANPTYGGIDRRSGRRFVGYELVFGGTGARAGRDGCEAMSSPFNASNIPVESIEVDQPVVIERFEFIPDSGGAGKFRGGSGLRRDVRILADAVRFTNLSDRNVVASYGLFGGNTGSLGATVVNPETDTERLVGSKASFDLEYGDVVSIRLAGGGGYGDPLDRDPGRVARDVELGFVTPVAASQRYGVAVQVMPDHVVVDADETTRLREAARHD, encoded by the coding sequence ATGGAACAACCGGATCCGATCACGCTCGGTGTTGTCTGGGGCGCGTTCCACTCGATCGCAGTCGAGATCGGAACCTCGCTGCACCGAGCCGCGTACTCGCCCCAAGTTCGCGAGGGTCAGGACTTCTCGGTCGCGATCTTCGACGAGCGCGGCCAGATGGTCGTTCAGGGTCCGTACACACCGGGCCACCTTGGGGCGATGAACTTCGCGGTGCTCAACGCAATCGACGCATATCCAGTCGAGTCGTTGCAGCCTGGTGACGCCATCCTGTTGAACGATCCGGCGCTCGGATCCGGCCACCTTCCCGACTTCTTCCTCACTCAGCCCGTGTTCTACAACGGCGAGGTCGTCGCATTCCTGACGAACCTCGTCCATCAGACTGATGTGGGTGGTTCACGGCCGGGCAGCCAAGCCGTCGAAGGAATCTTCGACTACCACCAAGAAGGGCTGTTCATTCCGCCTATCAAGCTTGTGGATGGCGGTCGTGAGGTGGAAGGGGTATGGAAGCTCGTGCTCGCGAACTCACGCACACCGGGCTCATTGCTTGGTGATCTGCGCGCTCAACGCAATTCGTTGCTCGTCGGTCAGCGGCGCGTCATTGAACTGTTCGAGCAGCACGGACTCGAAACCGTCCGAACGTGCATGGCCGCAATCATGGATGCGAGCGAGGCGCGTATGCGCGAGCGCATTCGTGAGATCCCCAACGGCGCGTACTCGTTCACTGACTACATGGACGACTGTGGTCCTGGTACGCCGCCAATCAAGATGCAGGCGACGGTGACCGTCACCGACGACGCGATCGACATCGACTGGACGGGGACCGACAGTCAAACCGAATCTGGCCTGAACAGCTATATCAACTACACCCGCTCGTACACATACATGGCGGTCAAATGCCTCACGGATCCGCACGGACCGATGAGCGGCGGTGCGCTCCGGGCGGTGACGGTCAGCGCCCCCGAGGGCTCGTTCGTCAACCCGCGTCGGCCGGCCGGTGGCGGACCGCGTGCCGTGTGTTGCCATCGGATCTTTGAAGTAGTGATCGGGGCCCTGAGTCAAGCCGTGCCTGAAGAGGTGCAAGCCGCGTGCTCTCACATGGCGAACCCGACCTACGGCGGGATCGACCGCCGTAGCGGGAGGCGATTCGTGGGCTATGAGCTCGTCTTCGGGGGAACCGGTGCCCGAGCAGGCAGGGACGGGTGTGAGGCCATGTCCTCACCGTTCAATGCATCGAACATTCCGGTCGAATCGATCGAGGTTGATCAACCGGTCGTCATCGAACGGTTCGAGTTCATCCCAGACTCGGGCGGCGCGGGGAAGTTTCGCGGTGGCAGCGGTCTTCGGCGCGATGTTCGAATCCTCGCGGATGCCGTGCGCTTCACCAACCTCTCGGACCGTAACGTTGTGGCCTCCTACGGTCTCTTCGGCGGCAACACGGGGTCACTGGGTGCCACCGTTGTAAACCCGGAAACTGACACTGAGCGGCTTGTCGGCAGTAAGGCGTCCTTTGACCTCGAGTATGGCGATGTCGTGAGCATCCGCCTGGCCGGCGGGGGAGGTTACGGGGATCCGTTGGATCGGGATCCCGGCCGCGTTGCTCGGGACGTCGAGCTCGGTTTCGTGACGCCGGTTGCCGCGTCCCAGCGGTACGGCGTCGCGGTGCAGGTGATGCCCGATCACGTTGTGGTCGATGCCGACGAGACGACACGCCTTCGTGAGGCAGCGCGGCACGACTGA
- a CDS encoding hydantoinase/oxoprolinase family protein gives MDYVIGVDIGGTCTDCVVLDGDGRITVAKTFSTYPDFSEGVINAVGLGAAHLGSSLTDLLGNTRLFLHATTVAENAIIEGDLVPAGIVTTRGFEDTLRLMRGGYAEWSGRSEEEIKNVPYVAKPEPLVPPELVKGVRERTDAWGEVVAAADEDEIAAAVKSLMSSGAETLGVCFLWAFANPVNELRAEEVIRKLYPDVFLTLSHDVAPVLGEFERSQTVALNSRLGPPVTRYLGQLSDRLKNQGYRGTLLIMQAYGGLLEAEKAARKPVGMIESGPASGLVGSRALGQLLGYEDIIGADMGGTTFKAGVIQHGLIDYAREPMVARYHYASPKMNMESIGVAGGSIISLDPETRVPRIGPQSAGSTPGPVCYDRGGLEPTITDVDLILGYLDERYFLGGRERLDAAKARDVFKTKIADELGMDVREAAGEAYRLANSLIFDMLHKLTVERGLDPRSYVLFSTGGTAGMHVGGFAPQLNVSRVIIPHAASVHGALGTVSSDVSYEEQVNRLIRVPGDPDEVNAMLDTIETRIRQQLIDDGFSESDIVITRAIEMRFARQVHVVTVPLDGSGPVSGVDLERAVTQFTNLYEERFGEGSGYAEAGIEMVNFRVHGTGLLRKPALTGGELGSTDPSRALVEMREAYFAPNRDFLEAGCYSFEQLTPGNVVEGPAIVWSPDTTVVINPGQWLRCDEYKNLELAWEEGGRDG, from the coding sequence ATGGACTACGTGATTGGCGTCGACATCGGCGGTACGTGCACTGACTGCGTCGTCCTCGACGGCGACGGCCGGATCACGGTCGCGAAGACGTTCTCGACCTATCCGGATTTCTCTGAAGGCGTGATCAATGCCGTGGGATTGGGAGCGGCGCATCTTGGTTCGTCGCTCACGGACCTGCTGGGGAACACGAGGCTCTTTCTCCACGCGACGACCGTGGCCGAGAACGCCATCATTGAAGGCGACCTTGTCCCTGCGGGAATCGTGACGACGCGCGGGTTTGAAGACACGCTTCGCTTGATGCGCGGTGGCTACGCGGAATGGTCGGGCCGTTCTGAAGAGGAGATCAAGAATGTTCCGTACGTAGCCAAACCTGAACCGCTCGTTCCGCCGGAGCTCGTGAAGGGTGTCCGGGAGAGGACGGACGCTTGGGGAGAGGTGGTTGCCGCGGCGGATGAGGATGAGATCGCCGCGGCCGTCAAGTCCTTGATGTCCTCGGGCGCTGAGACGCTCGGAGTCTGTTTCTTATGGGCATTCGCAAATCCGGTGAACGAGCTTCGGGCAGAGGAAGTCATTCGAAAGCTCTACCCGGACGTCTTCCTCACGTTGTCGCACGATGTCGCTCCGGTCCTCGGTGAGTTCGAGAGATCTCAAACCGTGGCGTTGAACAGCAGGTTGGGCCCGCCGGTCACGCGGTACCTCGGTCAACTGAGTGATCGTCTCAAGAACCAGGGGTACCGCGGCACGCTGCTGATCATGCAGGCGTATGGCGGTCTGCTCGAGGCGGAGAAGGCAGCGAGGAAGCCTGTCGGAATGATCGAATCCGGTCCTGCGAGCGGGTTGGTCGGAAGTCGCGCGCTCGGGCAGCTTCTTGGTTACGAGGACATCATTGGCGCTGACATGGGTGGCACGACCTTCAAAGCAGGAGTCATCCAGCACGGACTGATCGACTACGCACGCGAGCCCATGGTCGCGAGGTACCACTACGCGTCACCGAAGATGAACATGGAATCGATCGGTGTCGCGGGAGGGAGCATCATCTCGCTCGATCCCGAGACGCGCGTGCCGAGGATCGGTCCGCAGAGCGCAGGATCGACGCCGGGACCGGTGTGCTACGACCGTGGCGGTCTCGAGCCAACCATCACCGACGTCGACTTGATCCTGGGCTACTTGGATGAGCGCTACTTCTTGGGCGGTCGAGAGCGACTCGATGCCGCGAAAGCGCGAGACGTCTTCAAGACGAAGATTGCCGATGAGCTCGGAATGGATGTGCGCGAAGCTGCCGGCGAGGCGTACCGGTTGGCGAACAGTCTGATCTTCGACATGCTGCACAAGTTGACCGTCGAGCGGGGACTCGACCCCCGGTCCTATGTGCTGTTCTCGACAGGTGGAACCGCTGGCATGCACGTAGGCGGCTTCGCACCGCAGTTGAATGTCTCTCGGGTGATCATCCCGCATGCCGCTTCTGTGCATGGAGCGCTCGGGACCGTGTCCTCGGACGTGTCCTACGAGGAGCAAGTCAATCGTCTTATCCGCGTACCCGGCGATCCTGACGAAGTCAATGCCATGCTGGACACGATCGAGACTCGCATTCGACAACAACTCATCGATGACGGCTTCTCGGAGTCGGACATCGTGATCACCCGTGCGATCGAGATGCGGTTTGCTCGCCAGGTGCATGTGGTGACCGTGCCTCTCGATGGGAGTGGGCCGGTATCAGGCGTCGATCTCGAGCGCGCAGTGACCCAGTTCACCAACCTGTATGAGGAACGATTCGGCGAAGGCTCCGGCTATGCCGAGGCCGGTATTGAGATGGTCAACTTCAGAGTGCATGGCACTGGGCTGTTGCGAAAGCCGGCACTGACTGGCGGGGAGCTCGGTAGTACGGATCCGTCAAGGGCGCTCGTTGAGATGCGCGAGGCCTACTTCGCACCGAATCGTGACTTTCTTGAGGCAGGCTGTTATTCGTTCGAACAACTGACACCGGGCAACGTCGTTGAGGGTCCTGCAATTGTGTGGAGCCCAGACACAACGGTCGTCATCAATCCCGGGCAATGGCTGCGCTGTGACGAATACAAGAACCTCGAGCTTGCGTGGGAGGAAGGTGGTCGTGATGGGTAA
- a CDS encoding hydantoinase B/oxoprolinase family protein, with translation MGKALDQEIDPFTFEIIRHKLFRVIDEGLITLGKVSGTAVTADGHDVLVALYLPDGSLLTCGLGFLEHLVPASRAVRQITSSFAEDPGIFDGDVFFANDPYTVSIHCPDIYMITPIFFNGELATWVVNFVHVTDIGGVDVGGFCPNAREVFHEGFSTKGLKIIERGTFRRDVYETFLNMVRDPGMTGLDLNSQMAANFVVKERMQGLYDEYGHNVVETVGKRLIDESEQRLRRRLLELPDGTWRAVKYLDVPDKTHRLVLAATKEGDQLTYDFTGTDPQTDFPVNCHYWHTKGEAMAPVLPLLAWDMTWNDGVLRCLDVVVPEGCLLNAVRPAPISLNTVSSGFAVKILSNAVLAKMLAASPAYSDRAVGCWTGSQAADVVGGVNRYGEFVAQVGTDVFAMPEGARSFADGAGSGGFVAHVALTMGNVETEEQAVPKRFLYRRVVPDSGGVGKFRGGPAHERAVVPHGGATDEMTAVVIPGTGEDAPGTPGTSGGYPGATSAHRIFRKSNVDQFPWNLEATTGEQVDDARATSLQVSSKDILYLRSEGGGGYGDPLDRDPELVLQDVLLQIVTAEAGRAAYGVIVDELARRVDVEATRTQRTKLREQRLGKSVDIPSLERQIVERTKYRINEYLQLTAEGTDVQCTWCGAIVGPASDPWTDHATRRTSPVALEGPPKTISSDFVLQEFFCPTCATCLEVQVTKADEAPLEDVISRWP, from the coding sequence ATGGGTAAGGCGCTCGATCAAGAGATCGACCCGTTCACGTTTGAGATCATTCGACACAAGCTCTTTCGCGTGATCGATGAAGGCCTGATCACCTTGGGCAAGGTTTCGGGTACCGCCGTCACAGCCGATGGCCATGACGTGCTCGTTGCGCTCTACCTTCCCGATGGAAGTTTGTTGACCTGCGGTCTCGGATTCCTTGAGCACCTAGTTCCGGCATCTCGCGCCGTACGACAGATCACGTCAAGCTTTGCGGAAGACCCCGGTATCTTCGACGGCGACGTCTTCTTCGCGAATGATCCGTACACCGTCTCGATCCACTGCCCGGACATCTACATGATCACGCCGATCTTCTTCAACGGCGAACTCGCGACCTGGGTGGTCAATTTTGTGCATGTCACCGATATTGGTGGCGTGGACGTTGGAGGGTTCTGCCCCAATGCCCGAGAGGTGTTCCACGAAGGCTTCAGCACCAAGGGCCTCAAGATCATCGAGCGAGGAACCTTCCGCCGCGACGTGTACGAGACATTCCTGAACATGGTCCGCGACCCTGGCATGACGGGTCTTGACCTGAACTCGCAGATGGCGGCGAACTTCGTGGTGAAGGAGCGCATGCAGGGGTTGTACGACGAATACGGGCACAACGTTGTCGAGACGGTCGGCAAGAGGTTGATCGATGAGTCCGAGCAACGCCTACGTCGCAGATTGCTCGAGCTCCCGGATGGAACATGGCGAGCGGTTAAGTACCTTGACGTACCGGACAAGACGCACCGACTTGTGCTCGCGGCAACAAAGGAAGGCGACCAGCTCACCTACGACTTCACCGGAACTGACCCCCAAACCGACTTTCCCGTCAACTGCCACTACTGGCACACAAAGGGTGAAGCGATGGCGCCGGTGCTGCCGCTTTTGGCGTGGGACATGACCTGGAACGACGGAGTCCTGCGGTGCCTCGATGTAGTGGTCCCCGAGGGCTGCTTGCTCAACGCCGTTCGTCCGGCTCCTATCTCGCTGAACACGGTCTCGAGCGGCTTCGCCGTGAAGATCCTTTCCAACGCCGTTCTCGCGAAAATGCTCGCTGCATCACCCGCATACAGCGATCGCGCGGTGGGGTGCTGGACAGGTTCACAGGCCGCCGACGTCGTCGGCGGTGTGAACAGGTATGGCGAGTTCGTGGCGCAGGTAGGCACTGACGTGTTCGCCATGCCGGAAGGGGCACGTTCGTTCGCCGACGGAGCTGGATCGGGTGGCTTCGTAGCACATGTTGCTCTCACCATGGGCAACGTAGAAACCGAAGAGCAGGCCGTACCCAAGCGCTTCTTGTACCGACGAGTGGTCCCAGATTCAGGAGGTGTCGGGAAGTTCCGCGGCGGTCCCGCACACGAACGGGCGGTCGTACCCCACGGTGGCGCCACGGACGAGATGACCGCAGTCGTGATACCGGGAACGGGCGAAGATGCGCCGGGAACGCCTGGCACATCGGGTGGATACCCGGGCGCAACCTCCGCGCACCGGATCTTCCGCAAGAGCAACGTCGACCAGTTTCCCTGGAACCTCGAAGCCACCACCGGCGAGCAGGTCGACGACGCCCGTGCGACATCACTCCAAGTGTCGAGCAAGGACATTCTCTATCTCCGGTCGGAAGGTGGCGGAGGCTACGGGGATCCCTTGGACAGAGACCCGGAGCTCGTGCTCCAGGACGTCCTACTGCAGATCGTGACGGCCGAAGCCGGTCGTGCCGCATACGGCGTCATCGTCGACGAGCTCGCACGTCGTGTTGACGTCGAGGCCACCCGCACCCAGCGTACGAAGCTCAGGGAACAGCGACTGGGGAAGTCCGTAGACATCCCCTCCCTCGAGCGGCAGATTGTCGAGCGGACGAAGTACCGCATCAACGAGTACCTCCAACTGACCGCCGAGGGTACCGACGTCCAATGCACTTGGTGCGGTGCCATCGTCGGGCCAGCGAGTGACCCCTGGACCGACCACGCCACCCGACGAACATCACCGGTCGCCCTCGAAGGTCCCCCGAAGACAATTAGTAGCGACTTCGTCCTGCAAGAGTTCTTCTGTCCCACGTGTGCAACGTGTCTGGAGGTTCAGGTCACGAAGGCAGACGAAGCGCCCCTAGAGGACGTCATCTCGCGTTGGCCTTGA